From uncultured Roseateles sp., the proteins below share one genomic window:
- a CDS encoding AAA family ATPase, translating into MRLLRGDGVALEPIAWLWPGYLPAGMLTLLGGAPGCGKTTLALSLAATVTTGGCWPDGVRSTVAGDVIVWSGEDPHTVAAARLVACGADMRRVHFVDGMSGPEAQAFDPGRDMPRLAATAELLPAPRLLILDPIVSAVAGDGHKSNEVRRSLQPVVALGQQLGCAIIGITHFSKGTSGRDPVERITGSLSFAALARLVLVAAKGRADGEERRVVVRAKSNVGPDESGFAYQLQRVDVADGVAGQRVEWLGPVDGSARDILAALDDAGDDRDGPRSDVEAFIRGCLADGPVPAKQLEADARGAGYELRTVQRMAKKLGAVSRKDGMRGGWTWRLDDPGAGR; encoded by the coding sequence GTGCGCCTGCTGCGCGGCGATGGCGTGGCGCTGGAGCCCATTGCATGGCTGTGGCCGGGTTATCTGCCGGCCGGGATGCTGACGCTGCTGGGCGGTGCGCCTGGCTGTGGAAAGACAACGCTTGCGCTCTCGCTGGCTGCCACGGTCACCACGGGAGGATGCTGGCCGGACGGGGTGCGCAGCACCGTTGCAGGCGATGTGATTGTTTGGAGCGGCGAGGATCCGCACACGGTCGCTGCCGCACGGCTGGTGGCCTGCGGAGCAGATATGCGCCGCGTGCACTTCGTGGACGGGATGAGCGGACCAGAAGCCCAGGCATTTGACCCTGGCCGTGACATGCCCCGGCTCGCCGCGACTGCCGAGCTCTTGCCCGCGCCACGCCTGCTGATACTCGATCCCATCGTTTCTGCGGTGGCCGGCGATGGCCACAAGAGCAACGAAGTGCGGCGCTCGCTTCAGCCCGTCGTCGCCCTGGGGCAGCAGCTCGGGTGCGCCATCATCGGAATCACCCATTTCAGCAAGGGCACGTCCGGCCGCGATCCAGTCGAGCGCATCACTGGAAGCCTCTCGTTCGCCGCGCTGGCCAGGCTGGTCCTGGTGGCCGCGAAGGGCCGCGCAGACGGCGAGGAGCGGCGCGTGGTCGTGCGTGCGAAGTCGAACGTCGGCCCCGATGAGAGCGGATTCGCGTACCAGTTGCAGCGCGTCGACGTCGCTGACGGAGTTGCCGGCCAGCGCGTCGAGTGGCTTGGGCCCGTGGACGGCTCCGCCAGGGACATCCTCGCCGCGCTCGATGACGCCGGCGACGATCGCGATGGGCCACGCTCGGACGTCGAGGCCTTCATCCGCGGTTGCCTGGCCGATGGGCCGGTGCCTGCGAAGCAGCTCGAGGCAGATGCCAGGGGCGCCGGCTACGAGCTGCGCACCGTGCAGAGGATGGCCAAGAAGCTTGGTGCCGTCTCGCGCAAGGACGGAATGCGCGGCGGCTGGACCTGGCGCCTCGACGACCCGGGCGCCGGCCGCTGA
- a CDS encoding helix-turn-helix transcriptional regulator, which yields MKILVYRASQGGIEVAPPSATGALILEPPVQLQYIRKGRPGVARRMAAEAAEGGAERAQDARRTLAAALQEHQTAPLAALRLAAGLSQAQVTELTQIMQPQLSRLENGRTPNPGTDTVNKLCRAYGVDQNTFAAALRETLEQQAGE from the coding sequence ATGAAAATATTGGTATACCGCGCATCCCAGGGCGGCATTGAAGTGGCGCCGCCCAGTGCAACGGGCGCTTTGATTCTTGAGCCGCCAGTTCAGCTTCAGTACATCCGGAAGGGCCGGCCCGGCGTTGCGCGGCGAATGGCGGCCGAGGCTGCCGAAGGTGGCGCCGAACGCGCGCAGGACGCACGCCGCACCCTGGCCGCCGCCCTGCAGGAGCACCAGACCGCGCCGCTTGCTGCCCTTCGTTTGGCGGCCGGCCTGTCACAAGCCCAGGTAACTGAACTGACGCAGATCATGCAACCTCAGTTGTCGCGGCTGGAGAACGGGCGCACACCCAACCCCGGCACCGACACGGTCAACAAGCTCTGCCGCGCCTACGGGGTCGACCAGAACACGTTTGCGGCAGCCCTTCGCGAAACTCTGGAACAACAGGCCGGAGAATGA